The following proteins come from a genomic window of Edaphobacter sp. 4G125:
- the flgM gene encoding flagellar biosynthesis anti-sigma factor FlgM has translation MSYTNGIGDWKQIQNPIAPASTTEVQKGNPAKAAESQKIASPHTDKAQLSPASELLANGVEGSDVRGSKVEALQKAIADGSYKVSSGDVADKIIQSLLGS, from the coding sequence ATGAGCTACACCAATGGAATTGGCGATTGGAAACAGATTCAGAATCCGATCGCTCCCGCATCCACCACAGAGGTCCAGAAGGGCAATCCGGCCAAAGCAGCAGAGTCGCAGAAGATAGCTTCGCCCCACACGGATAAGGCTCAACTGAGCCCTGCCAGCGAGCTGCTGGCAAATGGAGTGGAGGGATCGGATGTACGGGGCTCAAAAGTAGAAGCTCTGCAGAAGGCGATTGCCGATGGAAGCTATAAGGTCTCCTCTGGGGATGTCGCCGACAAGATCATTCAATCGCTGCTGGGTTCGTAA
- the yihA gene encoding ribosome biogenesis GTP-binding protein YihA/YsxC: protein MRLNPVFLLSATDASHFPTEAKTYGAPEVAFLGRSNVGKSSLINALLGSKEARVSSTPGRTRAINFFALHEVHGGRQKAAPALIFADLPGYGYAKISKSISAEWPQFIEPYLAERETLALCICLVDTNIPPQESDHQLITYLKQIQRPFLVVGTKADRLSNNVLGKNIAALKREHGIEDILPVSSKTSNGIPALWQSIQGVLE from the coding sequence ATGCGCCTGAATCCTGTCTTTCTGCTCTCTGCGACCGATGCCTCTCACTTCCCTACCGAGGCGAAGACGTATGGCGCTCCTGAGGTCGCCTTCCTGGGACGCTCGAATGTAGGCAAATCGTCCTTGATAAATGCGCTGCTCGGATCCAAAGAGGCGCGTGTCTCTTCGACCCCCGGCAGAACGCGGGCGATCAACTTTTTCGCTCTGCATGAGGTCCACGGAGGACGCCAGAAGGCCGCACCGGCCCTGATCTTTGCTGACCTTCCCGGCTACGGCTATGCAAAGATCTCAAAATCCATCTCGGCGGAGTGGCCGCAGTTTATTGAGCCTTATCTGGCGGAGCGGGAGACCCTGGCGCTCTGCATCTGCCTGGTGGACACCAATATCCCCCCTCAGGAGAGCGATCACCAACTGATCACCTACCTGAAACAGATTCAGAGGCCGTTCCTGGTGGTGGGAACGAAGGCTGACAGGCTTTCGAATAATGTGCTCGGAAAAAACATCGCGGCTCTAAAGCGGGAGCATGGGATCGAAGATATCCTTCCGGTTTCGTCGAAGACGAGCAATGGAATCCCAGCTCTGTGGCAATCGATCCAGGGAGTTCTCGAGTAA
- a CDS encoding MFS transporter has translation MTYQAPSSTSAAGSADTKSSYNRFLLLVAGLGGLLYGVDIGIIGGALPYLEATSHLNAGQLSVIVAAVLLGSVFSTLFAGLLADWMGRKPLMMISGLAFVVSIPIIALSNGYGPLFFGRLLQGISGGFIGVVVPLYLAECLPASNRGKGTAVFQWLLTLGIVSAALIGIYYSYRVEAISKVSDAATIFAFKDQAWRHIFWVSLPPGILFVIGSLFVAESPRWLLLRGRREKALTSLQRSRESHQAGIELEEMERIAAASKATGSGETFKDSLLRRKYVIPFLLACIILFCNTATGVNSIIGYNTAILLQSGLSDLHAHWGYVIFTIVNFLMTIVGMTLIDRKGRKFLFIVGTSGIIVSLIGIGLLFRSTEKLNRDCRGVVQAMVAPDQTLHLSFTPQEAKHLLETSEASDNAIDSKRASLAVIYSYGDYTAETSFVRSDDPSAAPIQISRESAVPSNKVEAFFKNPFGNLDAARTAPLKIERALVGGVPSSGHGWMVAIGLYVFMSFFAIGPGVGVWLALSELMPTRIRSNGMSIALVINQMVSTTLAGIFLPMVSKYGYSSMFFLFAGFTVIYFTVVTFFLPETKGKTLEEIERYFEGERA, from the coding sequence ATGACCTATCAAGCACCGAGCTCCACCTCTGCGGCAGGCTCTGCCGATACGAAATCCAGCTATAACCGCTTTCTTCTCCTCGTTGCAGGACTTGGCGGCCTGCTCTACGGCGTAGATATCGGAATTATTGGCGGAGCACTCCCTTATCTCGAAGCCACCTCGCATCTCAATGCTGGGCAACTTTCCGTCATCGTAGCGGCAGTGCTTCTGGGCAGCGTCTTTTCGACCTTATTTGCCGGATTGCTTGCCGACTGGATGGGGCGAAAGCCTCTCATGATGATCAGTGGATTGGCCTTCGTCGTAAGTATCCCGATCATTGCCTTATCCAATGGTTATGGCCCGCTCTTTTTTGGCCGGCTATTACAGGGGATCAGTGGAGGCTTCATCGGTGTGGTGGTTCCGCTGTATCTAGCCGAATGTTTACCTGCTTCGAATCGCGGAAAAGGTACAGCTGTCTTTCAATGGTTATTGACGCTTGGCATCGTCTCGGCGGCTCTTATCGGGATCTATTACAGCTATCGGGTTGAAGCCATCAGCAAAGTTTCAGACGCTGCTACGATCTTTGCATTCAAAGATCAGGCATGGCGCCATATCTTCTGGGTCTCGCTTCCTCCAGGAATCCTTTTTGTCATCGGCAGCCTGTTTGTCGCCGAATCCCCTCGCTGGCTCTTACTGCGGGGCCGTCGCGAGAAGGCTCTTACTTCCTTACAGCGCTCCCGCGAATCTCATCAGGCAGGGATCGAATTAGAGGAAATGGAACGGATCGCTGCTGCTTCAAAAGCAACCGGTTCAGGGGAAACTTTCAAGGATTCGCTTCTACGCAGAAAATACGTTATTCCTTTTCTGCTGGCATGCATCATTCTGTTCTGCAACACAGCGACTGGCGTGAACTCCATCATCGGCTACAACACCGCCATCCTGCTGCAGAGCGGATTGTCTGACCTGCACGCTCACTGGGGCTATGTTATCTTCACGATCGTCAACTTTTTGATGACGATCGTGGGCATGACTCTGATCGACCGCAAAGGTCGAAAATTCCTGTTTATTGTCGGAACCTCAGGAATTATCGTTTCCCTGATCGGTATTGGCCTGCTCTTTCGGAGCACCGAAAAACTGAACCGGGATTGCCGCGGTGTCGTACAAGCGATGGTGGCACCAGATCAAACTCTCCATCTCTCTTTTACCCCACAAGAGGCAAAACACCTGCTTGAAACAAGTGAGGCTTCGGATAACGCCATCGATAGCAAACGTGCTTCTTTAGCCGTCATCTATTCTTATGGTGACTATACGGCAGAAACCAGTTTTGTTCGATCCGATGATCCGAGTGCCGCTCCCATTCAGATCTCCCGGGAAAGTGCAGTTCCTTCCAACAAAGTTGAAGCTTTCTTTAAAAATCCTTTCGGGAATCTGGATGCGGCACGCACGGCCCCACTCAAAATTGAGCGTGCGCTTGTAGGTGGAGTTCCGAGTTCAGGTCACGGTTGGATGGTTGCGATCGGGCTATATGTCTTTATGTCCTTCTTCGCGATCGGCCCAGGGGTTGGTGTCTGGCTAGCACTTTCGGAGTTGATGCCGACACGCATCCGCTCGAATGGAATGAGTATCGCGCTTGTCATCAACCAGATGGTTTCGACAACACTGGCGGGTATCTTTCTTCCAATGGTCAGCAAGTATGGATATTCGTCGATGTTTTTCCTCTTCGCCGGTTTTACAGTGATTTACTTTACGGTCGTCACCTTCTTCTTGCCGGAGACAAAAGGAAAGACTCTGGAAGAGATTGAACGTTACTTCGAAGGTGAACGAGCTTAA
- a CDS encoding SDR family NAD(P)-dependent oxidoreductase, translating to MSDSFHLKNKIALVTGAASGIGAATARELAHAGAQVFIADLNLTAAESLASELTEARAIRMDVTDSASIAEAFARISHLDILVNNAGIGLVGDIARTSEEDFERVMRVNVNSVFMVTKAALPLLLASRGSIINIGSVAGSVGVKQRFAYCASKGAVQAMTRQIAVDYPKELRVNCIAPGTVQTPFVEGYLEKYHSHEIEKVRAELVARQPIGRLGTPEDIASLVRYLCSQEAEFINGAVIPIDGGWTAA from the coding sequence ATGAGTGATTCCTTTCACCTGAAAAACAAGATCGCTCTTGTCACTGGAGCCGCCAGCGGCATTGGAGCGGCTACCGCTCGTGAGTTGGCGCACGCAGGAGCGCAGGTTTTCATCGCAGACCTTAACCTGACAGCAGCCGAATCGCTGGCATCCGAGCTGACAGAGGCCCGTGCGATCAGGATGGATGTGACTGATTCTGCCTCCATTGCCGAAGCCTTTGCGAGAATTTCTCACCTGGACATCCTGGTGAATAATGCCGGGATCGGATTGGTTGGCGACATCGCTCGAACTTCGGAAGAAGATTTCGAACGGGTCATGCGGGTGAATGTCAACAGTGTTTTCATGGTGACGAAGGCAGCTTTACCTCTGCTCCTCGCGTCTCGGGGATCGATCATCAATATTGGTTCTGTAGCTGGTTCGGTTGGAGTGAAACAACGTTTCGCATATTGTGCGAGTAAAGGGGCAGTCCAGGCGATGACCAGACAGATCGCGGTGGATTATCCCAAGGAACTTCGGGTGAATTGCATTGCTCCGGGAACCGTCCAGACTCCTTTTGTCGAAGGCTATCTTGAGAAATATCACTCCCATGAAATAGAGAAAGTGAGAGCCGAGTTGGTGGCACGGCAGCCCATTGGGAGATTAGGAACACCAGAAGATATTGCTTCGCTGGTGCGCTATCTCTGCTCACAGGAAGCAGAGTTCATCAACGGAGCTGTGATCCCGATTGATGGGGGATGGACGGCGGCGTGA
- a CDS encoding enolase C-terminal domain-like protein — protein MNEILITGVRVIDLRFPTSREHIGSDAVNKDPDYSAAYCILETNTGLTGHGLTFTLGRGTDLVVQAARYLSRYVVNRSLDSITENFCAFSRQLTEDTQFRWLGPEKGVIHLATGALINAVWDLYARAEKKPLWQLLTDLEPCQILNAVDFRYIDDALNPAEAREILERSQTGKSERLAQLKEKGYPAYTTSVGWFGYSEEKIRRLCHEALAEGWTYFKLKVGGDDVEDLRRGHIVREEIGWTNKLMVDANQKWGVLEAIDRTRQLVELKPWWMEEPTNPDDILGHARIRHEVPQVRIATGEHCHNRVMFKQFLQSKALDVVQLDSCRVGGVNENLAILLLAAKFNTPVCPHAGGVGLCEYVQHLSMFDFLSVSATMENRVIEFVDHLHEHFLTPVHIRNGHYMVPTEPGYSIEIREESLNRFAYPQGEAWSAKA, from the coding sequence TTGAACGAGATTTTAATTACCGGCGTTCGTGTTATCGATCTACGCTTCCCCACATCCCGCGAGCACATCGGTTCTGATGCTGTTAACAAAGACCCCGATTACTCCGCTGCGTATTGCATACTTGAGACGAATACGGGGCTTACGGGACACGGTTTAACCTTTACCCTCGGCCGTGGTACGGATCTTGTCGTGCAGGCGGCGCGCTATCTATCCCGCTATGTCGTCAATCGTTCCCTGGATTCCATTACGGAGAACTTCTGCGCTTTTTCCCGCCAGCTTACGGAGGACACTCAATTCCGCTGGCTCGGCCCTGAAAAAGGTGTCATCCATCTGGCGACCGGAGCGCTAATCAATGCAGTGTGGGATCTTTATGCTCGAGCTGAAAAGAAGCCGCTTTGGCAACTACTTACCGATTTAGAACCGTGCCAGATCCTGAATGCAGTCGATTTTCGTTACATCGACGATGCTTTGAATCCCGCTGAAGCGAGGGAGATTCTTGAGAGGTCGCAAACCGGAAAGTCTGAGCGTCTGGCCCAATTGAAGGAAAAGGGATATCCGGCCTATACAACCTCGGTTGGATGGTTTGGGTACTCTGAAGAGAAGATTCGCCGTCTTTGCCATGAGGCGCTGGCTGAAGGCTGGACCTACTTCAAGTTGAAAGTCGGAGGAGATGACGTCGAAGATCTTCGTCGAGGCCATATCGTTCGAGAAGAGATCGGCTGGACCAATAAACTGATGGTCGATGCCAATCAAAAGTGGGGCGTCCTGGAGGCGATTGACCGCACTCGCCAGCTTGTCGAACTTAAGCCCTGGTGGATGGAGGAGCCTACGAATCCAGACGATATCCTTGGTCATGCGCGGATTCGGCACGAAGTTCCTCAGGTTCGAATTGCGACAGGGGAGCACTGTCACAATCGAGTGATGTTCAAGCAGTTTCTTCAGTCCAAAGCGCTGGATGTTGTTCAACTCGATAGCTGCCGTGTAGGCGGAGTGAACGAAAACCTCGCTATACTTTTGCTGGCGGCAAAGTTCAATACTCCCGTCTGCCCGCATGCCGGTGGCGTTGGCCTATGCGAGTATGTTCAACACCTCTCGATGTTCGACTTTCTCTCTGTATCGGCCACTATGGAAAATCGCGTGATCGAGTTTGTTGACCATCTGCATGAACATTTTCTTACCCCAGTCCATATCCGAAATGGCCACTACATGGTGCCGACTGAGCCGGGATACAGCATCGAGATTCGGGAAGAGTCTCTCAACCGTTTTGCCTACCCACAAGGTGAGGCATGGAGCGCAAAGGCATGA
- a CDS encoding fumarylacetoacetate hydrolase family protein — MKFVTFSGKASSTKNPSAVLSRGIPTPGVLVGDEVVDLTGLAYSNVLSIIQAGNLALTDIAAKLEKAPRVALSEVTLHAPLLPPRIFGVGLNYAKHAAESKMAVQKVPTVFMKLSSSVTGPDSPVILPKISTQPDYEAELGVVISKPGYQIPASDWQQYVFGYTIVNDVSARDIQLATSQWTLGKSFPTFTPLGPAIVTSDEVSDPHALDISLTIGGEILQSSNTGDLIFKIPALIEYISSLTPLEAGDVISTGTPEGVGLGRTPQRWLKPNEEMAVTIEKLGTLRNRTVAE, encoded by the coding sequence ATGAAGTTTGTAACTTTTTCGGGTAAAGCATCTTCCACGAAGAACCCGTCGGCAGTTCTGAGCCGTGGTATCCCAACGCCCGGTGTCCTTGTGGGAGATGAGGTCGTCGATCTTACGGGACTGGCGTACTCCAATGTGCTTTCGATCATTCAGGCAGGAAACCTGGCCCTCACCGATATTGCCGCGAAACTTGAGAAGGCGCCGCGCGTAGCCCTTTCAGAGGTGACATTACATGCGCCTCTACTTCCTCCGCGTATTTTTGGGGTTGGTCTTAATTATGCGAAGCATGCGGCAGAGTCGAAGATGGCGGTCCAGAAGGTTCCGACGGTCTTTATGAAGCTGTCGAGTTCTGTGACCGGACCGGATAGCCCCGTGATTCTTCCAAAGATCAGCACGCAACCAGACTATGAGGCGGAGTTGGGGGTCGTGATTAGCAAGCCGGGATATCAGATTCCGGCGTCGGATTGGCAGCAGTATGTATTTGGTTACACCATCGTAAATGACGTCAGCGCGCGGGATATTCAGCTGGCCACTTCCCAATGGACACTTGGAAAATCGTTCCCTACATTTACGCCGCTTGGTCCAGCAATCGTAACCTCGGATGAGGTCTCGGATCCTCATGCTCTCGACATCTCACTGACGATCGGCGGAGAGATACTGCAATCCTCCAATACTGGCGACCTGATCTTCAAGATCCCAGCGCTAATCGAATATATCTCCAGCTTGACGCCTTTGGAAGCAGGCGATGTCATTAGTACAGGTACTCCAGAGGGAGTGGGACTCGGGCGCACGCCACAACGCTGGCTGAAGCCGAACGAAGAGATGGCGGTCACCATCGAGAAGCTGGGCACACTGCGGAATCGGACTGTAGCTGAGTAA
- a CDS encoding Ig-like domain repeat protein, translating into MDSLSIFPPRRRWGIWACVFLLLTLAGRAQNPAITHPLLLPSAIAFDNQGNLYVAETSNHMIRKIDRTGNISIVAGDGVQGYGGDGGAATSAQLDSPQGLAVDASNLYIADTHNHRIRRVNLSTGVISTIAGSSIAGSTGDHGPARSATLDRPTALTLNGNGDLLIADSGRHRIRRIEAASGVITTVAGEGTQGYAGDSGSAALAVLDSPQGLAADDGGNLYLADTHNQRIRRIDIATGTISTMAGTGAFGYAGDSGEATSAKLALPHGLTLDAQGNIFFTDSSNHRVRRIDAVTGTITTVAGDGDQGFSGDGGVSTAASLNEARAVAISSGAFTIADAANQRIRQVSNGVIQTVVGPGATIPVTLSLNGDASVPYGFGRITAMLASGTSASGSISFFDGSAMLTTVPLASNVAILDTSAFAAGQHILTASYTGDATHPAAQSTPFTLTVTPLSVAVMILPASLSYGEAIPSIAGSLMGLLPRDQPNVSATFTVDAPALPVVGSYTVKTVLHGSAAGNYTVAALPVLTITKARTAMILTAATAGLNFATAVDVGQPVLFTAHVTSATTGSPTGTMSIYDGGDLLSAGRPDSSGNLTFTTSALSSGPHTLSATYSGDSNFNSSTSPAMLFTVNPSSPVFSGDFTMAPNGSTTQTIIDGRSASFSFSVQVLGNIASPIMLSASGLPETVIASFNPSAIVPGSSSASFTMTVATQKSVAVYQKTRSALFTLLILPFSLFEWKRKRPISVRVLVTIFLALPVMLTGCGDRIRSGGPAPPTAKTYAITVTGTAVDLARGQISHTATVTLTVQPQP; encoded by the coding sequence ATGGATTCATTGTCAATCTTTCCTCCCCGCCGGCGATGGGGAATCTGGGCCTGTGTCTTCCTTCTGCTGACTCTTGCAGGCAGGGCCCAGAACCCGGCAATCACTCATCCCCTCCTTCTGCCATCCGCCATTGCGTTCGATAACCAGGGCAATCTTTATGTTGCCGAGACCAGCAATCATATGATCCGTAAGATTGATCGTACCGGCAACATCTCGATTGTGGCCGGCGATGGAGTTCAAGGCTATGGCGGGGATGGCGGAGCTGCAACTTCAGCACAGCTGGATTCTCCGCAAGGGCTGGCAGTCGACGCCTCCAATCTTTACATTGCGGACACCCATAACCATCGTATTCGCAGAGTAAATCTCTCCACGGGAGTGATCTCGACGATTGCAGGAAGTTCGATCGCAGGATCAACGGGAGATCATGGTCCTGCCAGATCCGCGACCCTGGATCGCCCGACTGCGCTTACGCTCAACGGCAATGGCGATCTTTTGATTGCCGATTCCGGAAGACATCGCATTCGCCGTATCGAAGCGGCATCGGGGGTGATAACGACTGTTGCTGGAGAAGGAACCCAGGGATATGCCGGGGATAGCGGGTCAGCCGCCTTAGCGGTGCTGGACTCTCCGCAAGGACTGGCGGCGGATGATGGAGGCAATCTGTATCTGGCAGATACCCACAATCAGAGGATTAGAAGGATTGATATTGCTACGGGAACGATATCCACCATGGCAGGAACCGGGGCCTTTGGATATGCAGGAGATTCAGGAGAGGCCACTTCTGCAAAACTGGCATTGCCACATGGGCTCACCCTGGATGCACAGGGAAATATATTTTTTACGGATTCTTCCAATCATCGAGTTCGCCGGATCGATGCTGTTACTGGAACCATTACTACGGTCGCAGGAGACGGTGACCAAGGGTTTTCAGGAGATGGGGGAGTTTCTACTGCAGCTTCCCTGAATGAAGCTCGCGCAGTGGCCATCTCCTCTGGTGCATTCACGATTGCGGATGCTGCGAACCAGAGAATTCGTCAGGTTTCTAACGGCGTTATTCAGACGGTTGTTGGACCCGGTGCTACCATTCCGGTGACTCTCTCGCTGAATGGAGATGCTTCTGTTCCGTATGGATTCGGTCGCATCACGGCTATGCTGGCTTCGGGAACAAGTGCTTCTGGAAGCATCTCTTTTTTCGATGGCTCTGCAATGCTCACGACGGTCCCGCTTGCTTCGAATGTCGCGATTCTCGATACCTCTGCATTCGCTGCGGGGCAGCACATTCTTACTGCTTCTTATACGGGCGATGCTACTCATCCTGCCGCGCAGAGTACTCCCTTTACGCTGACAGTAACTCCGCTCTCTGTAGCGGTGATGATCTTGCCAGCATCGCTCTCCTATGGCGAGGCAATTCCTTCAATCGCCGGCAGCTTGATGGGACTTCTTCCGCGCGATCAGCCTAACGTGTCCGCCACTTTTACCGTGGATGCTCCTGCTCTCCCGGTTGTAGGAAGTTACACAGTAAAGACTGTTCTCCATGGTTCAGCTGCGGGTAACTATACCGTCGCTGCGTTACCTGTTCTGACTATCACGAAGGCCAGAACGGCGATGATACTGACAGCTGCAACTGCAGGACTTAACTTTGCAACAGCAGTTGATGTAGGGCAACCCGTTCTCTTTACGGCACACGTGACCAGCGCAACGACGGGAAGTCCGACAGGAACAATGTCGATCTATGACGGAGGAGATCTTCTCTCTGCCGGCCGGCCGGATTCTTCAGGGAATTTGACCTTTACAACCTCGGCACTGAGCAGCGGGCCGCACACCCTTAGTGCAACCTACTCCGGAGATTCGAATTTCAATTCCAGCACTTCTCCTGCAATGCTCTTTACTGTGAATCCTTCTTCTCCAGTTTTTTCCGGAGATTTTACGATGGCTCCAAACGGATCTACTACCCAGACCATTATTGATGGGAGATCAGCGAGTTTTTCTTTTTCTGTTCAGGTGTTGGGGAATATCGCGAGTCCGATCATGCTTTCCGCTTCGGGACTTCCCGAAACAGTCATTGCTTCCTTTAATCCGAGCGCCATCGTCCCAGGGAGCTCTTCTGCTTCCTTTACGATGACTGTAGCAACGCAGAAGTCAGTGGCGGTTTACCAGAAAACGAGGTCGGCCCTTTTCACATTGCTCATTTTGCCTTTCAGCCTTTTTGAATGGAAAAGAAAGAGACCTATTTCGGTTCGCGTCTTAGTCACGATATTTCTTGCTTTACCAGTGATGCTTACAGGTTGCGGGGATCGTATACGGTCTGGCGGACCTGCTCCACCGACAGCAAAGACCTACGCGATTACGGTTACGGGAACGGCTGTAGATCTTGCTCGAGGTCAGATCAGCCACACTGCCACTGTGACACTTACGGTGCAGCCGCAACCCTAA
- a CDS encoding ZIP family metal transporter gives MQSLGLSLTLGAVAGLADYLGGVLLVRRSPSARALRYFVALGAGFMLAAAVLEMIPEGVGINPHWAPLLILVGYCGVHLLEHTLVPHFHFGEETHHHEFVSAKTSYSVLLGLATHTFFDGIAIGSGFVLSHWLGWVIFIAVFLHKLPEGFTVASVMLASGRGSRAALNSAMILGATTLAGVLVINLRPEWVRAGLPLSAGVTIYVAATDLVPEVNREPGIRMALVFFAGVATFFLLKLLAPG, from the coding sequence ATGCAATCTCTCGGATTGAGTCTCACACTAGGTGCAGTGGCAGGGCTGGCGGACTATCTCGGCGGTGTCTTACTGGTTCGGCGATCTCCTTCAGCACGCGCACTGCGTTACTTTGTTGCGCTGGGCGCTGGTTTTATGCTCGCAGCGGCAGTGCTAGAGATGATTCCCGAAGGCGTAGGGATCAACCCTCACTGGGCTCCGTTGCTCATCCTTGTCGGCTACTGCGGGGTCCATCTTTTGGAACACACGCTGGTTCCCCACTTTCATTTCGGCGAAGAAACTCACCATCATGAATTTGTCTCAGCAAAGACCAGCTACTCCGTGCTTCTTGGACTGGCAACCCATACATTTTTTGATGGAATTGCCATCGGATCAGGATTCGTCCTCTCTCACTGGTTAGGTTGGGTCATCTTTATTGCGGTATTTCTACATAAGCTTCCGGAAGGCTTCACGGTCGCAAGCGTCATGCTGGCCAGTGGCCGAGGGAGCCGAGCTGCATTGAACTCCGCGATGATCCTGGGGGCGACCACACTGGCAGGAGTTCTTGTTATCAATCTTCGGCCTGAGTGGGTTCGAGCCGGATTACCCCTGTCTGCAGGCGTAACGATCTATGTTGCGGCGACCGACTTAGTCCCGGAGGTAAACCGCGAACCTGGCATAAGGATGGCACTTGTCTTCTTTGCCGGAGTCGCCACTTTCTTCCTACTCAAGCTGCTCGCCCCAGGTTAG
- a CDS encoding DUF4149 domain-containing protein yields the protein MIERVLRAIRLLSMAAWVGGLAFFAFVLAPVAFHRLPSAHEAGLVVGGTLVILHWIGLIGGALFCLATVILWFRAEVPARIGFAMGISLTTLMLLITAYSQFRILPAMEQDRIAAGGDIETADIESPARVDFERLHVWSERLEGFVFFCGVGVLLVLARESQWPETGRIKRYDP from the coding sequence GTGATCGAACGTGTACTTCGAGCTATACGGCTGCTTTCGATGGCAGCCTGGGTTGGCGGTCTGGCTTTCTTTGCATTCGTACTGGCGCCAGTGGCCTTTCACCGGCTGCCAAGTGCCCATGAAGCTGGTCTTGTTGTCGGCGGAACTCTCGTAATTCTGCATTGGATCGGTCTTATCGGCGGTGCCCTCTTCTGTCTGGCAACGGTCATCCTGTGGTTTCGCGCCGAAGTTCCTGCTCGGATTGGATTCGCGATGGGTATCTCTCTAACTACCCTGATGCTGCTGATTACCGCATATTCTCAGTTTCGTATCCTTCCAGCCATGGAACAGGACCGCATTGCAGCGGGCGGAGACATCGAAACGGCGGATATTGAATCGCCGGCCCGAGTTGACTTTGAACGCCTGCATGTCTGGTCTGAACGCCTGGAAGGATTCGTTTTTTTCTGCGGCGTCGGCGTACTTCTGGTGCTGGCACGGGAATCTCAATGGCCCGAGACAGGTAGAATCAAAAGGTATGATCCCTGA
- a CDS encoding zinc metalloprotease HtpX, with protein MNTFKSTFLLIVLTLFLLFVGDRFGGRNGMIVAFLLSVVFNFGTYFFSDKLALSMYRAQPVTREQLPRVYNVVERLSAKQNLPIPKIYVIPSESPNAFATGRNPTHASVAVTHGILNLLDDEELEGVLAHELGHVKNRDILTSSIAATLAGAITMVARMGYWASLFGGYGGRDDRNRGGGGFTALLMLIVAPIAATLIQLAISRSREYEADATGAKETGNPYALARALQKLDNYSRRIPMQASPATAHLFIVAPLLGSGGFANLFSTHPPIKERIQRLIGRDLV; from the coding sequence ATGAATACCTTCAAATCGACATTTCTTCTGATCGTCCTGACGCTGTTTCTTCTGTTCGTGGGAGACCGTTTTGGCGGCCGGAATGGAATGATAGTGGCCTTCCTGCTGTCGGTTGTGTTCAATTTTGGCACTTATTTCTTCTCCGATAAGTTGGCACTTTCGATGTACCGGGCTCAGCCAGTCACACGCGAGCAGCTTCCGCGCGTATACAACGTGGTAGAACGTCTCTCGGCAAAACAGAATCTTCCGATACCGAAGATCTATGTGATTCCTAGCGAAAGCCCGAATGCCTTCGCTACGGGAAGAAACCCAACACATGCTTCTGTGGCCGTCACCCACGGGATTCTGAATCTGTTAGATGATGAAGAGCTCGAGGGAGTTCTGGCGCATGAGCTTGGTCACGTAAAGAACCGCGATATCCTCACCAGTTCCATCGCAGCAACTCTGGCCGGCGCAATCACCATGGTGGCCCGCATGGGCTACTGGGCTTCTCTCTTCGGAGGCTACGGTGGACGAGATGACCGCAATCGGGGAGGCGGTGGATTCACAGCTCTCCTGATGCTGATCGTTGCTCCCATTGCAGCGACGCTCATCCAGCTCGCCATCTCGCGTTCCCGCGAATATGAAGCCGATGCAACCGGAGCCAAGGAGACTGGCAATCCATACGCTCTGGCGCGAGCCCTGCAAAAGTTGGACAATTACTCGCGACGAATCCCGATGCAGGCATCTCCGGCAACAGCTCATTTGTTTATTGTGGCTCCTCTGTTAGGGAGTGGAGGATTTGCGAATCTCTTTTCAACGCATCCTCCAATCAAAGAGCGGATACAACGCCTGATCGGGAGGGATCTGGTCTAG